A part of Maridesulfovibrio hydrothermalis AM13 = DSM 14728 genomic DNA contains:
- a CDS encoding ferredoxin produces MAKKVVIDQDECIGCETCVELCPEVFALDSEGEKAEVIKEDATDLDCVEESIDSCPVECITIE; encoded by the coding sequence ATGGCTAAGAAAGTTGTGATTGATCAGGATGAATGTATCGGTTGTGAGACATGTGTCGAACTTTGCCCTGAGGTTTTTGCGCTGGATTCAGAAGGGGAGAAGGCTGAGGTGATCAAAGAAGACGCGACGGATCTGGATTGTGTCGAAGAATCCATAGATTCATGTCCGGTGGAATGTATCACCATTGAATAA
- a CDS encoding ABC transporter ATP-binding protein, translated as MSEPILELRDVHAGYGRIRALKGINVKVMEGEIVSIIGANGAGKSTTLMTICNIVKATNGEIFYKGKKINNVSSDKLPAMGLCQVPEGRRIFPRLTIEENLDMGAFFRNDNEIADDIERVFGMFPILRERSKQAGGTLSGGEQQMLAIGRALMSRPKVLLLDEPSLGLAPLIVKQIFDIIKEINKHGTTIILVEQNARVALSMADRGYVLETGNVVLEDEASKLLDNPDIQKAYLGE; from the coding sequence ATGTCAGAACCGATTTTAGAATTACGCGATGTTCATGCGGGATATGGCCGCATTAGGGCCCTTAAAGGAATCAATGTTAAAGTTATGGAAGGGGAGATTGTATCCATTATCGGTGCTAACGGGGCCGGTAAAAGTACAACTCTCATGACCATTTGTAATATTGTAAAAGCGACCAACGGAGAAATATTCTACAAGGGTAAGAAGATAAATAACGTCAGTTCAGATAAGCTGCCGGCTATGGGGCTGTGTCAGGTTCCTGAAGGGCGTCGGATTTTTCCGCGTCTGACCATTGAGGAAAATCTCGATATGGGAGCTTTTTTCCGTAATGACAATGAAATTGCTGATGACATCGAGCGTGTTTTCGGCATGTTTCCTATTCTGCGTGAAAGAAGTAAACAGGCTGGCGGAACTCTGTCCGGTGGTGAACAGCAGATGCTGGCAATCGGGCGCGCACTTATGAGCAGACCCAAGGTGTTGCTGCTTGATGAACCCTCCCTTGGACTTGCGCCGTTGATTGTAAAGCAGATCTTCGACATTATTAAGGAGATCAACAAACACGGCACAACTATTATTCTGGTTGAGCAAAATGCAAGGGTGGCACTTAGCATGGCTGATCGCGGTTATGTGCTGGAAACCGGTAATGTCGTTCTAGAAGATGAAGCATCCAAGCTTCTCGACAATCCGGATATCCAGAAGGCGTACCTTGGCGAGTAA
- the truA gene encoding tRNA pseudouridine(38-40) synthase TruA, with the protein MTKSSRKTVVKRLKLTLAYDGTDFCGWQFQPNLRTVQGELEKAISHITGFPVRVHGSGRTDSGVHARGQIVHLDLPDNRTSVPWQKSLNSLLPDDVTVLDCAYVSGDFHSRFSTVRKRYSYSIWVENDFCFPWRRKYVWKCGSLDLDAMDQAMKMFLGMHDFASFQNMGTEVNSTVRNVLEFSRRPGETPHEIKLDVCGTGFLKQMVRNMVGCLVKIGRGKEKPEFVRSLLQMKDRTMAPATAPARGLCLERVYYGESDCGGSDTGRNQSHQSGRD; encoded by the coding sequence TTGACCAAGTCTTCGCGTAAAACTGTTGTGAAGAGATTAAAACTTACCCTTGCATATGACGGAACAGATTTCTGCGGCTGGCAGTTTCAGCCGAATCTACGCACTGTGCAGGGAGAGCTTGAAAAGGCGATCTCTCACATAACCGGATTCCCGGTCAGGGTGCATGGCTCCGGACGTACGGACAGTGGGGTCCACGCTCGCGGACAGATTGTTCATCTCGACCTGCCGGACAACCGGACTTCAGTTCCGTGGCAGAAATCTCTCAATTCTTTACTTCCAGACGATGTGACCGTTCTTGACTGTGCTTATGTATCAGGTGATTTCCACTCACGTTTCAGTACGGTGCGTAAACGTTACAGTTATTCTATCTGGGTGGAAAATGACTTTTGTTTTCCGTGGCGCAGAAAATATGTCTGGAAGTGTGGTTCACTTGACCTTGATGCTATGGATCAGGCGATGAAAATGTTTCTGGGAATGCACGATTTTGCCTCTTTTCAGAATATGGGAACTGAAGTCAATTCTACGGTCAGAAATGTGCTCGAATTTTCCCGCCGACCGGGTGAAACTCCGCATGAAATAAAGCTTGACGTTTGCGGCACCGGTTTTCTTAAGCAGATGGTCCGTAATATGGTCGGTTGTCTTGTAAAGATAGGGCGGGGTAAAGAAAAGCCAGAGTTTGTCCGATCATTATTACAGATGAAGGACAGAACTATGGCTCCTGCCACAGCTCCGGCGCGCGGGTTGTGTCTTGAGCGTGTTTACTATGGAGAATCTGACTGTGGCGGATCTGACACTGGACGGAACCAATCTCACCAAAGCGGGCGCGACTGA
- a CDS encoding DUF342 domain-containing protein gives MAETPSSVRSAELRNIKVDTGVNNRDATLEFKITPDKMAAFISAYTPAEGSGKPLSLELMASELKRSGFEGKLDHDGAMFALKRAGEGKSIVNVALVRGSYPQDAIDGQILTDADLKFPVFPGMKFGVLSDAIPSATGTNLVGDEIPATDTHIPLALTVSPNGGCKLDRNSGTLISERYGLVQIENREISIQPLIKVSPDDMKVTAIIYPHDCHGMKYDLLSLEPALESMGISRPLQHVAGQAAIQAARDRKTPQKAVIVRGTEPVPGRDGRFEYANESLVATSIGTTGEDDRVDFKDRGVHPMVGPGDIIGKIHPPIEGKAGEDVYGRLTPPPGGNTFEIKPGDHVAPMPDGITYKATSTGIVHLENGELSIKDVLTTKGDIDYSTGNIKLEKGSVHVSGSIRDGFAVDVPDHIVVKDSIEGATVIAGGDIEVKGGLVMGGKGSIKAGKTVTAQFAANAHIECGDELIVAHEISNCLVRCKGPITAHGGKGVIQGGIITSNVGIEANELGSEIGVKTVISIAAKQTVNRDLVKERDELRARLLKINQAIGQGSNEAILESTSPAKRGQMEQILMLRGRIKIKLREIRKKLSQELEDYYRSLELLSIRVHRKVHPGVEIKIGGKTVLIGKPVSRIKFRFDADERTIIAVKF, from the coding sequence ATGGCTGAAACACCTTCCTCAGTGAGAAGCGCAGAACTTCGCAACATAAAAGTAGATACTGGCGTTAATAACCGCGATGCTACACTTGAATTCAAGATTACTCCTGATAAAATGGCTGCTTTTATATCCGCCTATACTCCGGCGGAAGGATCCGGCAAGCCTCTTTCCCTCGAACTCATGGCCTCTGAACTTAAACGTTCCGGCTTTGAAGGGAAGCTTGATCACGATGGTGCAATGTTCGCTCTTAAAAGGGCGGGGGAAGGCAAAAGCATTGTCAACGTAGCTCTGGTACGCGGCTCTTACCCGCAAGATGCTATTGACGGCCAGATACTCACTGATGCCGACCTTAAATTTCCTGTATTTCCGGGTATGAAGTTCGGAGTTCTGAGCGACGCAATTCCTTCCGCCACTGGAACCAACCTTGTTGGCGATGAAATACCGGCGACAGATACCCATATTCCTCTGGCTCTTACAGTCAGCCCTAATGGTGGCTGCAAGCTTGATAGAAACTCCGGAACGCTTATTTCTGAGCGATATGGTCTAGTTCAAATCGAAAACCGTGAAATTTCAATCCAGCCCCTTATCAAAGTTTCTCCGGACGACATGAAGGTCACCGCCATAATTTACCCCCATGACTGTCACGGTATGAAATATGACCTGCTCAGCCTTGAACCGGCACTTGAAAGCATGGGAATAAGCCGCCCGCTACAACATGTCGCCGGGCAGGCTGCAATACAGGCCGCACGTGACCGAAAAACTCCGCAAAAGGCGGTAATTGTCAGGGGAACAGAACCTGTGCCGGGCCGCGATGGCCGTTTCGAGTACGCAAACGAATCTCTGGTGGCAACTTCCATCGGCACGACGGGAGAAGATGATCGTGTTGATTTCAAAGACCGCGGCGTCCACCCTATGGTCGGCCCCGGGGACATCATAGGTAAAATACACCCCCCGATTGAAGGTAAAGCAGGAGAGGATGTCTACGGCAGGCTGACCCCGCCTCCGGGTGGAAACACCTTTGAGATCAAACCCGGAGACCATGTTGCTCCTATGCCTGACGGAATCACTTATAAGGCTACTTCCACGGGTATTGTACACCTCGAAAATGGAGAGCTTTCTATCAAGGATGTCCTGACAACCAAGGGCGATATTGACTACTCAACAGGAAATATCAAACTCGAAAAAGGATCGGTGCATGTATCCGGCTCAATCAGAGATGGTTTTGCGGTCGATGTCCCCGACCATATTGTTGTCAAAGACTCCATAGAAGGGGCAACGGTTATTGCGGGTGGGGACATTGAAGTAAAAGGTGGCCTTGTTATGGGGGGTAAAGGGAGTATCAAGGCAGGAAAAACCGTCACGGCTCAATTTGCAGCCAATGCTCACATTGAGTGCGGTGATGAGCTTATAGTCGCACATGAAATCAGCAATTGCCTTGTACGTTGCAAAGGCCCGATTACAGCGCATGGCGGAAAAGGTGTTATCCAAGGCGGCATTATTACTTCCAACGTAGGTATTGAAGCCAACGAATTAGGTTCTGAGATAGGTGTAAAAACTGTTATCAGCATTGCAGCAAAACAGACAGTCAATAGAGATCTGGTCAAAGAGAGAGATGAGCTGCGGGCAAGGCTTTTAAAAATAAATCAGGCCATCGGGCAAGGTTCCAACGAGGCCATTCTGGAATCAACCTCCCCAGCCAAACGTGGACAGATGGAGCAAATTCTCATGCTGCGCGGACGCATAAAAATAAAGCTGCGCGAAATCCGCAAAAAACTTTCTCAGGAACTGGAAGATTATTACAGATCACTGGAGCTGCTTTCTATTCGCGTCCACAGAAAAGTACACCCCGGCGTGGAAATTAAAATCGGCGGTAAGACCGTATTGATAGGCAAACCCGTCAGCCGGATTAAATTCCGGTTCGATGCAGATGAAAGAACCATTATTGCTGTAAAATTTTAA
- a CDS encoding MotE family protein has translation MKKKISKNKKSMTKWQQFGSNLKISKILVCLVLLAVFKLSLIGSMGLDLGESKDVIKAVIESSVVRNVVQTPKAVAAEAGAKDKAADQGKKEAARPAGMPVADWKALKAKEDELARKERSLRTLEQNLDKKLVELTGLEKRLKKMIADADVLKDKKIKHLVGVYTAMKAKKAAQVIESLDTDLAVKILSGMRGRSAGAILGFVTPKKAAKLSEELTKLQVPLEDN, from the coding sequence ATGAAGAAGAAAATCTCAAAGAACAAAAAGAGTATGACGAAATGGCAACAATTCGGTTCAAATCTAAAGATTTCTAAAATTCTTGTATGTCTGGTTTTACTGGCAGTGTTTAAGCTCTCCCTTATCGGCTCTATGGGATTAGATCTCGGTGAGTCAAAGGATGTAATAAAAGCCGTTATCGAATCCAGCGTTGTGCGCAATGTGGTGCAAACCCCTAAAGCTGTTGCAGCTGAAGCCGGAGCTAAGGATAAAGCCGCGGATCAGGGTAAAAAAGAAGCCGCACGGCCGGCCGGTATGCCTGTAGCTGACTGGAAAGCACTTAAGGCCAAGGAGGATGAACTGGCCCGTAAAGAACGCTCCTTGCGCACTCTTGAGCAGAATCTGGATAAAAAACTTGTTGAACTTACCGGTCTTGAAAAAAGGCTGAAAAAAATGATTGCTGATGCTGATGTGCTGAAAGACAAAAAGATTAAGCATCTGGTCGGAGTTTATACGGCTATGAAGGCTAAAAAAGCAGCACAGGTTATCGAATCTCTGGATACTGATCTTGCTGTCAAGATTTTGTCAGGAATGCGCGGCCGTAGTGCCGGTGCCATTCTCGGATTTGTAACTCCTAAAAAAGCAGCGAAACTTTCTGAGGAACTTACTAAACTGCAAGTGCCCCTCGAAGATAATTAA
- a CDS encoding branched-chain amino acid ABC transporter substrate-binding protein: MKRLFTTVLLTAAILMLGSGMAFAKTLKIGTMGPLTGPYAADGNDIKSGVLTAVEVIKANGGIPGFDSIEVLPQDTACEPRQAVATANKLINEEVNGVVGAYCSSSTLPASEVLDEESIIMITPASTNEKVTSRGLPYMFRMCGRDDDQGAIALKFMQDKLGAKSVYIVDDKTAYSQGLADGVEKVAAAAGIKVLGHEHVNQGDKDFSAILTKVKNMNPDVFYMSMQNSATGALMLIQAKRMGIKAVRLAQDAVYHPQLIEIAKDAAEGVYLTFGFIDDNAPAYKEFFANYQPKYGKPGAYSGYAYDSAMAYMMAVKAAGSTDPAKVKAELMKLDYDGATKHVKFKANGDSGSNYIIRKVENGKFVNYWNPATGTLY, translated from the coding sequence ATGAAACGTTTGTTCACGACTGTTCTGCTTACCGCAGCTATTTTGATGCTCGGTTCCGGTATGGCATTCGCTAAGACCCTCAAAATCGGTACAATGGGACCTTTGACCGGCCCCTATGCTGCTGATGGAAACGACATTAAAAGCGGTGTATTGACAGCTGTTGAAGTAATTAAAGCTAACGGTGGAATTCCCGGCTTCGATTCAATCGAAGTGCTTCCTCAGGATACAGCATGTGAGCCTCGTCAGGCTGTTGCAACGGCCAACAAGCTGATTAATGAAGAGGTTAATGGTGTTGTCGGGGCGTATTGTTCCAGCTCAACCCTGCCTGCTTCTGAAGTTCTTGACGAAGAATCCATCATCATGATCACTCCTGCCTCTACTAATGAAAAGGTTACTTCCCGGGGATTGCCTTACATGTTCCGCATGTGCGGGCGTGACGATGATCAGGGTGCTATTGCTCTGAAGTTCATGCAGGACAAACTCGGCGCCAAGTCTGTCTATATTGTTGATGATAAGACCGCTTATTCTCAGGGACTGGCTGACGGTGTTGAAAAAGTTGCAGCTGCCGCAGGGATTAAAGTTCTCGGGCATGAGCATGTCAATCAGGGTGATAAAGATTTTTCTGCCATCCTCACCAAAGTTAAAAACATGAATCCAGATGTTTTCTATATGTCTATGCAGAATTCAGCTACCGGCGCACTGATGCTTATTCAGGCCAAGCGCATGGGAATCAAGGCAGTACGTCTTGCTCAGGATGCTGTCTACCATCCGCAGCTTATTGAAATTGCGAAAGATGCTGCTGAAGGTGTTTATCTGACATTTGGTTTTATTGATGATAATGCCCCTGCATATAAAGAATTTTTTGCAAATTACCAGCCTAAATATGGCAAACCGGGTGCATATTCCGGTTATGCTTATGACAGCGCCATGGCATACATGATGGCTGTAAAAGCGGCCGGATCTACTGATCCTGCAAAGGTTAAAGCCGAACTCATGAAGCTGGACTACGACGGGGCGACCAAGCACGTTAAGTTTAAAGCTAACGGAGATTCCGGCTCTAACTATATTATCCGTAAAGTTGAGAACGGTAAGTTCGTCAACTACTGGAATCCTGCAACCGGTACGCTCTACTAG
- a CDS encoding ABC transporter ATP-binding protein, with translation MAELHLHDVSVRFGGLQALAEVNFSLMPGEIVGLIGPNGAGKTTVFNVITGVYSASGGHVEYNGDKLTGLKPYQVLHKGIARTFQNIRLFQNMTALENVMVAQHSRSSCGVFGAIFRTRAQKIEEQRIKDRAMEELRFAELDEFADEVASSLPYGHQRRLEIARALASEPSTILLDEPAAGLNPAESAELMETISKISLRGINVLMVEHDMKVVMGICQRLVVLDHGVMIAKGNPEEIQKNPAVIEAYLGN, from the coding sequence ATGGCAGAACTTCATTTACACGACGTGAGCGTCCGCTTTGGTGGGTTGCAGGCTTTGGCAGAGGTTAACTTCTCTCTCATGCCGGGGGAGATAGTTGGGCTTATCGGTCCCAACGGCGCTGGCAAGACCACAGTGTTCAACGTGATAACCGGAGTCTATTCGGCCTCCGGTGGCCATGTTGAATATAATGGTGATAAGCTGACAGGGCTGAAGCCTTATCAGGTGCTTCACAAAGGCATTGCCCGTACCTTTCAGAACATCAGGCTTTTCCAGAATATGACCGCCCTTGAAAATGTAATGGTAGCTCAGCACTCCCGCTCCTCATGCGGTGTGTTCGGTGCCATTTTCCGTACTCGCGCTCAGAAAATTGAAGAGCAGAGGATCAAGGACAGGGCCATGGAGGAATTGCGTTTTGCAGAGCTTGATGAATTTGCTGATGAGGTGGCGTCCAGTCTTCCGTACGGTCATCAGAGGCGACTTGAGATAGCAAGAGCGCTGGCTTCCGAGCCGAGCACTATTCTGCTCGATGAACCTGCCGCCGGACTCAATCCGGCTGAAAGCGCTGAGCTGATGGAAACCATAAGTAAGATTTCGCTAAGAGGAATTAACGTGCTGATGGTTGAGCATGACATGAAAGTGGTCATGGGAATTTGCCAGCGGCTTGTAGTTCTTGATCACGGAGTAATGATTGCAAAGGGTAATCCTGAAGAGATTCAGAAAAATCCTGCTGTAATTGAGGCATATCTGGGTAATTAA
- a CDS encoding branched-chain amino acid ABC transporter permease, whose protein sequence is MEYFLQQLINGITLGSVYALIALGYTMVYGIIQLINFAHGEFFAAGGYVGVIFMSYLLSQGAPAWVCLSGSLILAMAYCAMLAMAVEKVAYKPLRNSSRLSVLLAALGMSIFLQNGLMLTQGVYDKPYPTELTQGGFEFGTVMLSYMQLFIVSLTAFLLVALNFLVFKTRIGKAMRSTAQDKIMSALVGINSNRIISLTFAIGAALAAAAGIMVGLYYGSVRYDMGFVPGIKAFAAAVLGGIGNITGAMIGGFIIGMVEIFAAGYISGEYKDVFAFVILIGVLYFRPSGIMGENVDDTRV, encoded by the coding sequence ATGGAATATTTTCTACAGCAACTCATCAACGGTATAACCCTCGGCAGTGTTTATGCACTGATCGCACTGGGCTATACAATGGTGTATGGCATCATTCAGCTCATTAACTTTGCTCATGGCGAGTTTTTTGCCGCAGGCGGTTACGTCGGCGTAATTTTCATGAGCTACCTTCTTTCACAGGGTGCACCGGCATGGGTATGCCTCTCAGGTTCACTCATACTGGCAATGGCTTATTGCGCTATGCTTGCCATGGCCGTGGAAAAAGTGGCTTACAAACCTCTGCGTAATTCCTCCAGACTTTCAGTTCTTCTTGCAGCTCTGGGTATGTCAATTTTCTTGCAGAACGGTTTGATGCTGACTCAGGGAGTTTACGATAAGCCTTATCCCACTGAGCTGACTCAGGGCGGTTTTGAGTTTGGAACCGTAATGCTTTCTTATATGCAGCTTTTTATTGTCAGTCTGACCGCGTTTTTGCTGGTTGCACTTAATTTTCTGGTTTTCAAGACCCGCATTGGCAAGGCGATGCGTTCTACTGCGCAGGATAAGATTATGTCTGCGTTAGTGGGAATTAATTCAAACCGTATTATCAGCTTGACCTTTGCCATTGGAGCAGCTTTGGCCGCCGCGGCCGGAATTATGGTCGGCCTGTATTACGGATCTGTTCGTTATGATATGGGCTTTGTGCCCGGTATTAAGGCCTTTGCAGCCGCAGTTTTAGGTGGCATCGGTAACATAACCGGAGCCATGATCGGCGGGTTTATTATCGGAATGGTGGAGATTTTTGCAGCTGGCTACATTTCCGGTGAGTACAAGGATGTATTTGCTTTTGTAATTCTTATCGGAGTGCTTTATTTCAGACCTTCGGGAATCATGGGAGAGAACGTTGACGATACCAGAGTTTAA
- the fliJ gene encoding flagellar export protein FliJ, protein MPKPYVFKLEKVLEFRKQAEEQASMALAQAIRLHQDQKKAVFAVEEKMAAHEKEKFKNITANDMWLWQQYDVALKADLSTARSRLKQLALNLQKCRTEAVKKSKDRKLLEKLKENQAKKYHEEENLKEQKEYDEMATIRFKSKDF, encoded by the coding sequence ATGCCAAAGCCATATGTTTTTAAGCTTGAAAAAGTTCTGGAGTTTAGAAAGCAGGCTGAAGAGCAGGCCAGCATGGCTCTGGCACAAGCAATCCGCCTTCATCAGGATCAGAAGAAGGCGGTTTTTGCTGTTGAAGAGAAAATGGCTGCTCATGAAAAAGAAAAATTTAAAAATATTACAGCTAATGATATGTGGCTTTGGCAGCAGTACGATGTTGCCCTCAAAGCTGACCTCAGCACTGCACGGAGCCGTTTGAAACAGTTGGCCCTTAATTTGCAAAAGTGTCGTACAGAAGCTGTAAAAAAGTCAAAAGACCGGAAACTGCTGGAAAAACTCAAAGAGAATCAGGCGAAGAAATACCATGAAGAAGAAAATCTCAAAGAACAAAAAGAGTATGACGAAATGGCAACAATTCGGTTCAAATCTAAAGATTTCTAA
- a CDS encoding ABC transporter permease subunit — translation MIWLFILLWPLLGVKPEGLEVTTTFSVWWKIAAGCSFILVLRQLNSIGAFNFITKPAGSVINGLQKASTTVPMVVWALLILAFAIAYPQFFGRYAQDVAINCMVYICLGLGLNIVVGLAGMLDLGFIAFYGLGAYTYALLSITYKLAFWICLPLSAAVAGLGACIIGYCSMRMRGDYLAIVTLGFAEIVRMILNNWMSLTNGPNGITGIKAPGIYWPDFANGMTFEHLWLKKLSLIYYVILALVVFTIIAVYRIQHSRIGRAWEAIREDETAAEVMGIPTFYMKLLAYCSGACFGGMAGAFYAARMRFVSPESFTFLESAMVLAMVVLGGMGSIPGVILGALALIALPEIFRDFELYRMLVFGGVMTLMMLFRPQGLLPPKRRMKADKKD, via the coding sequence ATGATCTGGCTGTTCATCCTGCTCTGGCCTCTGCTGGGTGTAAAGCCTGAAGGACTCGAGGTAACAACAACTTTTTCAGTATGGTGGAAGATCGCAGCAGGTTGTTCTTTCATTCTGGTTTTGCGTCAGCTGAACAGTATAGGCGCGTTTAATTTTATTACTAAACCGGCGGGATCAGTCATTAATGGATTGCAGAAAGCATCCACTACTGTACCGATGGTCGTCTGGGCCCTTCTTATTCTGGCTTTCGCTATCGCATATCCGCAGTTTTTCGGTCGTTATGCTCAGGATGTTGCCATTAACTGTATGGTCTACATCTGCCTCGGGCTGGGGCTTAATATTGTTGTCGGCCTTGCCGGGATGCTTGATCTTGGGTTTATCGCTTTTTACGGGCTGGGGGCGTATACTTATGCTTTGCTGTCCATTACTTATAAGCTGGCATTCTGGATCTGCCTGCCGCTCAGTGCTGCTGTCGCCGGACTCGGTGCTTGTATAATCGGTTATTGCTCCATGCGTATGCGTGGTGATTACCTTGCAATCGTTACGCTGGGATTTGCTGAGATCGTGCGTATGATTCTCAATAACTGGATGAGTCTGACCAACGGACCCAATGGAATAACCGGAATCAAGGCTCCGGGTATATACTGGCCTGACTTTGCAAATGGTATGACATTTGAGCACCTCTGGCTTAAGAAGCTTTCCCTTATTTATTACGTAATTCTAGCGTTAGTGGTTTTTACCATTATAGCTGTTTACCGTATCCAGCATTCCCGCATAGGCCGTGCATGGGAAGCAATTCGCGAGGATGAGACCGCCGCGGAAGTTATGGGAATTCCCACTTTTTATATGAAGCTACTTGCTTATTGTTCAGGAGCATGTTTCGGCGGAATGGCCGGTGCTTTTTATGCGGCGCGTATGAGATTTGTCAGTCCTGAGTCCTTTACCTTTCTGGAATCGGCTATGGTTCTGGCCATGGTAGTTCTTGGCGGCATGGGGTCCATTCCCGGCGTTATTCTCGGTGCTCTGGCTTTGATTGCTTTGCCTGAAATTTTCAGGGATTTTGAATTGTACCGCATGCTGGTCTTTGGTGGAGTTATGACTCTTATGATGCTCTTCAGACCACAGGGCCTACTGCCGCCTAAACGCAGAATGAAGGCAGATAAAAAGGATTAA
- a CDS encoding ATP-dependent sacrificial sulfur transferase LarE, whose protein sequence is MPITSSCIIQKQYSELLHIFEEYSQAFVAFSGGVDSSLVAKAALDTLGHNAVAVTVRSEFTAQRDLNFARASAREIGITHKVINIQLLKTPQVTVNSASRCYHCKKAIVSSIKGYPVFDGSHAEDSPERPGLQALREAGVISPLALAGFNKLMIIKTARHLNMLSAGQPSNSCLATRVKTGIPLTVEILNYIELVEEIMFDLGAVWCRARTDSHYCHIEYGTFSEFNEFEAKQKILTTIDNSEKLNFKFCRK, encoded by the coding sequence ATGCCCATAACGAGTTCATGCATTATTCAAAAGCAATACAGCGAGCTTCTTCATATTTTTGAGGAGTACAGTCAGGCTTTTGTCGCTTTTTCCGGCGGAGTCGACAGCTCTCTTGTGGCTAAAGCTGCTTTAGACACCTTGGGACATAACGCAGTTGCAGTGACCGTCCGCTCTGAATTTACAGCTCAGCGGGATCTGAATTTTGCGCGTGCGTCCGCCCGCGAGATAGGCATCACACACAAGGTCATAAATATTCAGCTTTTAAAGACTCCGCAGGTAACTGTAAATTCAGCAAGCCGGTGTTACCATTGTAAAAAAGCAATAGTCAGCTCCATAAAAGGTTACCCCGTATTTGACGGCAGTCATGCTGAGGACTCTCCGGAACGTCCGGGCCTGCAAGCTCTCCGTGAAGCCGGAGTTATATCCCCTCTGGCTCTTGCAGGTTTCAACAAGCTAATGATTATTAAAACTGCCCGCCATTTAAATATGCTTTCTGCCGGACAACCTTCCAACAGCTGCCTTGCTACCCGTGTAAAAACAGGTATTCCTTTAACTGTTGAAATTCTAAACTATATCGAGCTGGTGGAAGAAATTATGTTTGACCTCGGTGCAGTATGGTGCAGAGCCAGAACAGACAGCCACTATTGTCATATTGAATATGGTACGTTTTCTGAATTCAATGAATTTGAAGCTAAGCAAAAGATCTTAACTACTATTGATAATAGCGAAAAATTAAACTTCAAATTCTGTCGTAAATAA